The following DNA comes from Pseudomonadota bacterium.
TTGGGGAAAAGAAATTCCGACGGTATTATCTGGAAGCATCCAAACAAAAGGGTGATACTTCTGAAAACTTGATAGAGCTGCTAGAGCGCCGGTTAGACGCAGTGGTATATAGGGCAAAGTTTGTCCCGACGGTTTTTGCTGCTCGGCAGTTTATCAATCATGGGCACATATCTGTAAATGGTAAACGTGTTAACATCCCATCGTATTCAGTGAGTGATGGTGATATTATCGAGGTTAAGGCTAAAAGTCGCGAGATACCCATGGTTTTAGAAGCGATGGAATCCAGCGAGCGTGAACTTATTGATTATGTTTCAGTGGATCCGCGCAAAATGCAGGCCACATTCGTACGTGCGCCGAAACTCGAAGATGTACCCTATCCGGTCTTAATGGAACCAAATCTAGTTATTGAATTTTACTCCCGATAAAAAAAGTGCCTGCAGGTCACTCAAATGGGAACTCGAATTTTTGCTAACTATTAATTAATGTTAGCAAGACATACCCATTTGTATATTTTCAGCGCATCACAAGGCCCGTGGTAGTATCGTATATACCAATGTTGCAAAAAAATTTGTACCCAATGAACAGATTAATGGGTTTTGTTACATAGCAACCCTGTCGCATAAAAGCGTCGATCCTAAGAATATGTCGTAGCCTTGCACTCAAGAAGTTGCCTTTTGTATTTCTTTATCCTCAATCAAAGTCTGAAGCTCCCCAGATTCATACATCTCTCGGATAATGTCGCAACCACCTATAAACTCGCCCTTTACGTACAGCTGGGGGATCGTCGGCCAATTGCTGAAGTCCTTGATACCTTGTCTTAACGAAGGGTCTTCGAGAACATCTATACCTTTATATTTGATATTCAGTTCTCCTAACACTTGAACAACTGCAGCTGAGAAACCACATTGGGGAAAAACCGGGGTCCCTTTCATAAACAAAACAACATCATTTTCATTGACTTCTTTTTGTAACAGTTCGTGAGCGGGGTTATTTGACATTATTTTGCCTCATGTTAATTGTAAATTGATTACGGAAAATTGATGCAATGCTTAATCATCAGGAGTAGAGGTTTGCAGGGCTAAGGCGTGCAGCTCCTTGCCCATACGGCCCCGTAAAGCATCGTACACCATTTGATGTTGTTGGACTCTTGTTTTACCTTTAAATGCAGTTGAGCAAACGTGCGCAGCATAGTGATCGCCGTCACCACGCAAATCATTTATTTTCACATCTGCACTTGGCAGAGCGTCTCGGATCATCTGCTCAATTTCATCAGCCCTCATTGCCATGTATATCTCCCTTATCTGGTCTGCATGAAATGTTCGAACCAATGTCTGTGGCAATCTCGCAACTCTTCCACGGATATGGAGGTTAAGGAGCCCAAAGTCAATGTTGAGCCTCCGGTAGTTCCGATTACTTCCGCAGGCACATCTGCTTTTCGAGCAGCGCTCAATATAGGTTCGGCATTATTTGCTGCGATGATATAGCGTGCCTGATCCTCACCGAAAGCCCATGAAAAAAGTGGAATATTAATTCTTTTTGGGATCAATTTGGCGCCAATCCCACTGGCCATTGACATTTCAGCAACGGCGACCAGAAGGCCACCATCAGAAACATCGTGGCATACACGCACCTCCTCACTCTCAATAAGACTACGAACGAAGTCACCATTTCGTCGTTCCACTGACAAATCAACAGGGGGTGGGGCTCCCTCTTCGCGATTTTCCATTTCTCGCAGGTAAAGTGACTGCCCTAACCACCCTTCGGTCTCACCAATCAAAATGATTTCTTCATTACTTCGTTGAAACGCTAAGTGCGCTTGATTTTTTATGTCCTTTAAAAGTCCAAGGCCGCCAATAACGGGGGTAGGTAGTATAGCCTCACCGTTTGTTTCATTGTAGAGAGAGACATTTCCTGACACCACTGGAAAATCCAATGCTTTCCCTGCATCTCTAATCCCGGATATACAACCAACCAATTGCCCCATTATTTCTGGACGTTCCGGATTACCAAAATTTAGATTGTTAGTTAGTGCGAGTGGCTTTGCACCTATCGCTGTAATATTCCGCCATGCTTCGGCAACTGCCTGTTTGCCACCTTCCTCAGGTGCTGCTTTACAATAGCGAGGTGTGCAATCGGTTACAACGGCGAGGCCGCGCTCTGAGCCATGAATTCGCACAAGGGCCGCATCACTACCTGGGCCGACGATTGTGTCAGCCATTACCATGTGATCGTATTGTTCCCAAACCCAATGCTTTGACGCCATGTCAGGGCAAGAAATGAGTGTTCTGAGGACGTTATGTATATCTTTCGGGGCAATCAACTCAGTGGGATCAATTCTCACATCTGGCTGGGTAGCTTTCCAAGGTCTATCGTACTCCGGTGCATTCTCTACAAGCGGCGCTACCGGAATGTTAGCGTGCACCTGCCCATCTTTCCTGATAACGAGTTGGCCCGTGTCATTGATGGAACCTATTATTGCAAAATCGAGCTCCCATTTTGTAAATATTTTCCTTGCCATGATTTCTGAGTCTGGCTTGATTACCATAAGCATGCGCTCCTGACTCTCAGAAAGCATTAATTCGTAGGAGCTCATTCCTTCTTCTCGCGCTGGGACATTATCTAAATCCAACTCTATGCCCACTGCTCCCTTCGATGCCATCTCCACAGATGATGAAGTAAGGCCTGCAGCCCCCATATCTTGTATCGCAACAATAGCATCGGTAGACATCAACTCGAGGCATGCCTCCAAGAGTAATTTTTCTGTAAATGGGTCACCAACTTGCACTGTTGGCCGCTTTTCTTGTGCATCCTCGGAGAATTCTGCTGACGCCATTGTAGCACCATGAATTCCATCCCGCCCGGTTTTAGAACCAACATACACTACGGCGTTCCCTATACCGGCTGCTGCTGAATAAAATATTTTCTCTTGATCAGCCAGTCCAACGGTCATTGCATTTACCAGAATATTGCCATTGTATGAGGGATGAAAATCTATTTCGCCGCCCACAGTTGGAACACCTATGCAGTTTCCGTATCCGCCAATTCCAGAAACAACTCCTGCCAAAAGATGTCGTGTTTTAGGATGATCGGGAGCTCCAAAACGCAGTGCATTGAGATTTGCTATTGGCCGTGCACCCATTGTGAAAATGTCGCGTAGAATGCCTCCAACACCAGTTGCGGCGCCTTGATATGGCTCTATGTAGCTAGGGTGGTTGTGACTTTCAATTTTGAATACAGCAGCTTGCCCCTCTCCTATGTCCACCACACCGGCGTTTTCACCCGGACCTTGGATTACTTGTGGTCCATTAGTTGGCAACGTCTTTAGCCATCTTTTTGAGCTTTTGTATGAGCAATGTTCCGACCACATGACAGAGAAAATTCCAAGTTCTGTATAAGACGGAGCGCGACCCAAAATACTTTCTACGTTTGCATATTCATCAGTTGTAAGACCATGCTCAGTAATAAGCTCTTCAGTGATTTTTGGATCGAGTGTCATCACATCAGATTCTTTGCAAGTGTATCAAATAATATTAACCCATCGGTGCCCCCGAGCTTCGCATCCACGGCACGTTCGGGGTGTGGCATCATACCAAGAACGTTGCGCTTTTTGTTGAGGATACCAGCGATTGCGCGCTGTGACCCATTTGGATTATAGCCCGAGTAACAAAATGCAACACGATCTTCTCCTTCAAGCTCATTCAAGGTTTCTTCATCTGCGTAGTAATTCCCATCATGATGCGCAATCGGCAGTTCAAGTGTAGAGCCAACACAGTAGCCGCCGGTAAAAATACTATCCTGTGTTTGAACGGTCACGCCGACATTTTTACAAATAAAGTTTAATTTCGAATTCCTGAGAAGTGTGCCAGGAAGAAGGCCTGTTTCTGTCAACACCTGAAAGCCATTACAAATTCCTAAGATAGCAATACCTTTTTTAGCAGCTTTGACAACATCGAGCATAATCGGAGAATTGCCTGCCATAGCGCCTGCTCGGAGATAATCTCCGTATGAAAAACCGCCTGGTATTAGGATTAAATCCAATCGCTGTGGCAACACACTATCTCGATGCCAGACCATTGCTGGTTGGTTGCCGGTGAGGGCTTCAAGAGCAACCGCTGCGTCGCGGTCACAATTAGAACCAGGAAAAACGATGACTGCCGATCTCACCGTTACATGCGCTCCTACTCGGATAACTCTATGTGATAATTTTCTATTACCGTGTTAGCTAAAAGTTGCTCGCACATAGCCGAAATTTGAGCATGTGCTTTTTCAGGGTTATTCTCATTTATGACAAGCTCTATGACCTTACCTAGTCGAAGCTCTCCCACATCGCTAAATCCAAGCCCATCTAACGCACGTTGGACGGCTTTCCCCTGCGGATCAAGGACGCCCTCTTTAAGCATTACCTGAATTTTTGCCTTCATTGGTCATGCTCCATGAGTCTATTTTCTTTTTCTAGGCTTGGAATTCTCATTTTCCTCTATGTCGGGTAAAATACCAAGGCGACGCGCTACCTCCTGATAGGCCTCCTCCACCTTACCCAAGTCGTGTCTAAACCGATCCTTGTCCATTTTCTCACTGCTTTTGACGTCCCATAATCGGCACGAATCTGGACTTATTTCATCTGCCAAAACGACGCGCATTTCCCCATTTTGCTCATACAATCGTCCAAATTCGAGTTTAAAATCAATGAGTTTTATGTCGATAGCCATGAATAATCCCGACATGAAGTCATTAATGCGAAGTGCTAGCGCCATCATATCATCCACATCATGTGGGGTAGCCCAGCCGAACGCTGTTATGTGTTCCTCGGAAATAAGCGGATCGCCCAACTCGTCAGCTTTGTAATAATATTCCACTATCGATCTTGGGAGCGGTGTTCCCTCGTCAACTTTAAACCGTTTAGCGAACTGCCCCGCAGAAACATTTCGAACGACCACTTCTACGGGTATGATCTCGACTTCGCGTACCAGTTGCTCGCGCATATTAAGACGCTTCACAAAATGTGTCGGCACGCCCATCTCTGCCAAGCGTAACATCATGTACTCTGAAATTCGATTATTAAGAACGCCCTTGCCGGCGATCGTGCCTTTTTTTTCATTATTAAATGCCGTGGCGTCGTCCTTAAAATACTGCACAATCGTGCCCGGTTTGGGCCCTTGAAAAAGGATTTTGGCCTTACCCTCATAAATTTGGCGGCGGCGTGTCATTTTGACGTCTTTCGCTGAAGTACTTCTATAATTAAAAACACAGGCACAGGATCGTATAACACTCCGATGTCGTTGAACCAATCAAATCAAGAGCTGAATTTTTTTTGAGGATATTGGACCTTTCTTTACCAAGGATATTCCAACCAAAAAGGATCCTAACATACTGTAAAAGCTTCAAAAAAACCCAGACCAAAAAAATTTTATAAACCCAAAAAATAGTTGTCTTTTTAGTATGAGAGCACTTGGATCGAAATAAGATGCCACAAGAAATCTAATTCTGATTCGCGAGCAATTAGCTTTGCACCTCTGTCAAGTCATTCCATAGCATATCTGGACCCCTGCCGGCAGCACGACGACCAATTTCTTCTGCCCAATTATTATCTGATCCATATTCAGCTCTCCAACACCAGAGCCGGCGAGTTGAAAAATTAAGCATATGATCATGCGTAAAACCTATTGCCGCAAATACCTGATGTGCAGTTTCAGCCGCTAATGTTGCGGTTTGGCCAGCCACAACTTTGGCTATTGATATTTCAAATCTCGGATCCCTCCGGTCAGCGGCACGAAAAGCAGCCTCAGTTGCTATAGTTGCTTGGGCTACGTGTGCAGCTAAATTGGCTAACTGATGCTGAACTGCTTGGAATTTCGCAATGGGTCGACCGAAGGCTTTTCGTTCACGAGCATATTCAACAGCCAGGTCAAGCGCCCGTTGCGATGCGCCCGCCATTTGGGCTGACCGAAACATAGCGCCGTATAGCCTTATTACATCTCGTGTTATTTCATAACTAAGGGGTTCGCTTATCTCGCACACTGGTGTGCTTTTAAAAATGAGCGTGTCGCGTGGTTCCTTTGCCATATTTAAATCGGGAATTATGGTGGTTTTGCTGGTTTGTAAAATCCCTGAACGAAGTGCTCCGCCTGCGTCCGCAATTACGAATACATGCTCTGCCTCGCTCCCCCATGGCGTGTGGGCTGCAGTGCCAGACAGTGACCAGTCAGAGCCAGTCTGCTTGAATTTAAGCGCATTGCTCCTTCTATTCTCTATCAAGGTTATAGGCCCTTTAGGAACTGAGATTCCAGTTTTCTTTGCTAACCAACTTGCAAGAATTGTCTCGATGAGCGGAACCGGGGCTGAGTGATAACCAGCTCCGTAAATTATTTCATAAGCGTTGGTAAAGTGCGCATCGACCCCTCCATCTTGTTCAGTTGCCAATGGTTGAGTGAGACCACTGCTTTCTAGTGCCTCCCATAATTTATGGGGAAACATGCCACCTTCGGCGGCCTCTAAACTCTCCCGTGTTACGTAGTCATTTAGGAGGCGGTCTACAGTTTGCTTTAATATTTCGGAGAGTTCATTCATCGGGACTGGTCTAGCGCAGCTCCATGTATTTTGCGATTATGCCGCGCATAACTTCACGGGTGCCACCTCGCAGAGAGAAAGAAGGTGCCAACATATTGAGCATAGCGTAGGTTTTTTCAAGCTCTGAGCCATTATTCAAACCGGGCTCAATTCCGAATAAATCGTGAGCTGTTTTTGGAATTGACTGTTCAAAAGCAACTCCTATTTCCTTAATTAATGATCCTTCTAAAGCCGGGTCTTTGCCAGCTTGCTGCATCCCTGCTACCGATAAAGACATCTGACGTAAGCTTGCAAGATTGGCAACCATTTTACCTATCTCTACCGCTATTCTCTCACTTGGATTTTGGGTGGCAGCTCGCACTATTTCGTTCATTAGAACTTGACTGGACATATAACGTTCAGGTCCGGCGCGTTCGAAGGTCAGCTCTGTCATAACTTGATCCCAGCCTTGACCCTCTGTGCCGATAAGTGCTGTGTCTGGCAAAAGTACATCTTCAAAAAAAACTTGGTTGAAATCATGTCGGCCCGCCAGGTTAACAACAGGCTGGATCGTTATGCCTTTTGTGTGGCGAAGGTCGACGAGAAATTGCGATAACCCTAGGTGCTTCTCGGTATCTGTATTTGTGCGAAAGAGTGCTATCATATAGTGAACCATATGTGCTTGGGAGGTCCATATTTTTGAGCCGTTAACTAACCACCCTCCGCTTACTCGTTCTGCTCGTGTTCTAACTGCAGCTAAATCTGAGCCTGTATCAGGTTCACTCATGCCGATGCAAAAATAGCAAATCCCTTTGGCTATTTTCGGCAATAAATCTCTGCAAACTTCTTCGCTAGCAAACCTCATCAAAAGTGGGCCTGATTGTCTATCGGCTATAAAGTGAAGACTTATAGGGGCACCCATAGCCAGAAGCTCCTCCTGTACAACATATCTTTCGAGCATGGTTTTTTCTTGGCCTCCATATTTCTTCGGCCAAGTCATACCTATCCACCCCTTCGCTCCCAACTTTTTGGTGAAGTCCTCGTCAGCCTCGCTCCAGCTATTTGCCCGGTCTGATGGCTTGAGATGTGAAAGCTCTGCATTTAAAAAGTCTCGAACCTCTAGTCGCAATGCATTGGTTTCAGGCGGTAATGCGCAAGGCTCATATCGGATTCGGCTCATTATTTAAATCCAGCTTGTTGGTAACTCAAATTTATTAAAGCTCAATGCGGCTATAATCGTTACGGTTAGGCGGGCCTGGTGCGAAATACCACGTGTCGGACTGCGTCTTCGCTTGCCGCCCCGCAGGTGAGGTAAGCGCAATTAAACTTGATGATACTGTGCCGTAGTCATTACCACGGTCCACACACATTGCACTGGTAACATCTGCGGCGTTTGCAAGTTTTTCACTGGCCAGAAGCGAACGCCAAGAACTCCAATCATTAATCTCCGGTCGTGGTGTGTCTGCATTCCTAAAAAGTGGTAGATAATATTTTATTCGTTCGCTTGTTTCATCATTAAGATCGTAACTTGTTAACATGTGCAAGCCGTAGGGGATTGAGTTTATTAACAACCGGTTTCCAGGACCTGAATTCGCTATCCAATATGCATTTATATTGTCCGCAATTACAAGATTGAAACTACGATAGGCCTTTGAATTCAGGTCAGCAATAGAATTTGCGGCATCGGATGCTTCTGAAAAATCTAGCGCCTCAAGAACGAGTTCGCCGCGGCTTCTCTTATTTGGAGCTGGACCTAGGCTTCCGTGCCTATTAAGGACAGCTGCGACCACACCGAAATCATTTATACCAAGCCAGCTTCCTTGAGCAAATTGGTCAAGGCCTGCGATTGTGTAGGGTCTATCCTGCCAATGGCGCGCGGGTTTATTCCAGCTCCGAGATCTCATCTCGTCCCGGTTTGCTGAAATTAATAAAGGCCATTCATGATCTCGGCGCCTTAATATGACTAACGTACACATTTAATAAATCACAATTTCGTTGGAACCGCGATACGGTGTTATAGGCAGCTCCGTTCGAGAATAAGCATACATTCGAAAATAGAGAAATAAATTTTATATTTGTCCATCTGCAAAAAAGTTTAATTTGCCACTATTATCCTTGTGACCAAAAAAATATTTCCATAATTTACATTTAGGGTGTCAACTTTTTAGGGGTTCCTTTCCCTGCAGGTTCGATACTATCCTTGCCCGACTGTTTGTTTTGCGACGACCCAAACATATCTCCGCCTCTTTTAATTTTATCCGATTTTTCGCGTCTGGGAAGTTGCGAAGTGTCATTTCGGAAACTTTTATTTTGTTCAACCTTATCATATTGTTTTTTTTCGGATGGAAAGGCTTTTGCTATTTCG
Coding sequences within:
- a CDS encoding NRDE family protein, which gives rise to MCTLVILRRRDHEWPLLISANRDEMRSRSWNKPARHWQDRPYTIAGLDQFAQGSWLGINDFGVVAAVLNRHGSLGPAPNKRSRGELVLEALDFSEASDAANSIADLNSKAYRSFNLVIADNINAYWIANSGPGNRLLINSIPYGLHMLTSYDLNDETSERIKYYLPLFRNADTPRPEINDWSSWRSLLASEKLANAADVTSAMCVDRGNDYGTVSSSLIALTSPAGRQAKTQSDTWYFAPGPPNRNDYSRIEL
- the rpsD gene encoding 30S ribosomal protein S4 — translated: MSKRLSAKYKIDRRLGVNLWGRPRSPWNKREYAPGQHGQRRKKPSDFGTQLQAKQKLKGYYGNIGEKKFRRYYLEASKQKGDTSENLIELLERRLDAVVYRAKFVPTVFAARQFINHGHISVNGKRVNIPSYSVSDGDIIEVKAKSREIPMVLEAMESSERELIDYVSVDPRKMQATFVRAPKLEDVPYPVLMEPNLVIEFYSR
- the purQ gene encoding phosphoribosylformylglycinamidine synthase subunit PurQ, coding for MRSAVIVFPGSNCDRDAAVALEALTGNQPAMVWHRDSVLPQRLDLILIPGGFSYGDYLRAGAMAGNSPIMLDVVKAAKKGIAILGICNGFQVLTETGLLPGTLLRNSKLNFICKNVGVTVQTQDSIFTGGYCVGSTLELPIAHHDGNYYADEETLNELEGEDRVAFCYSGYNPNGSQRAIAGILNKKRNVLGMMPHPERAVDAKLGGTDGLILFDTLAKNLM
- a CDS encoding acyl-CoA dehydrogenase family protein; its protein translation is MNELSEILKQTVDRLLNDYVTRESLEAAEGGMFPHKLWEALESSGLTQPLATEQDGGVDAHFTNAYEIIYGAGYHSAPVPLIETILASWLAKKTGISVPKGPITLIENRRSNALKFKQTGSDWSLSGTAAHTPWGSEAEHVFVIADAGGALRSGILQTSKTTIIPDLNMAKEPRDTLIFKSTPVCEISEPLSYEITRDVIRLYGAMFRSAQMAGASQRALDLAVEYARERKAFGRPIAKFQAVQHQLANLAAHVAQATIATEAAFRAADRRDPRFEISIAKVVAGQTATLAAETAHQVFAAIGFTHDHMLNFSTRRLWCWRAEYGSDNNWAEEIGRRAAGRGPDMLWNDLTEVQS
- the purC gene encoding phosphoribosylaminoimidazolesuccinocarboxamide synthase — encoded protein: MTRRRQIYEGKAKILFQGPKPGTIVQYFKDDATAFNNEKKGTIAGKGVLNNRISEYMMLRLAEMGVPTHFVKRLNMREQLVREVEIIPVEVVVRNVSAGQFAKRFKVDEGTPLPRSIVEYYYKADELGDPLISEEHITAFGWATPHDVDDMMALALRINDFMSGLFMAIDIKLIDFKLEFGRLYEQNGEMRVVLADEISPDSCRLWDVKSSEKMDKDRFRHDLGKVEEAYQEVARRLGILPDIEENENSKPRKRK
- a CDS encoding BolA family transcriptional regulator, translating into MAMRADEIEQMIRDALPSADVKINDLRGDGDHYAAHVCSTAFKGKTRVQQHQMVYDALRGRMGKELHALALQTSTPDD
- the grxD gene encoding Grx4 family monothiol glutaredoxin, whose protein sequence is MSNNPAHELLQKEVNENDVVLFMKGTPVFPQCGFSAAVVQVLGELNIKYKGIDVLEDPSLRQGIKDFSNWPTIPQLYVKGEFIGGCDIIREMYESGELQTLIEDKEIQKATS
- the purL gene encoding phosphoribosylformylglycinamidine synthase subunit PurL, with protein sequence MTLDPKITEELITEHGLTTDEYANVESILGRAPSYTELGIFSVMWSEHCSYKSSKRWLKTLPTNGPQVIQGPGENAGVVDIGEGQAAVFKIESHNHPSYIEPYQGAATGVGGILRDIFTMGARPIANLNALRFGAPDHPKTRHLLAGVVSGIGGYGNCIGVPTVGGEIDFHPSYNGNILVNAMTVGLADQEKIFYSAAAGIGNAVVYVGSKTGRDGIHGATMASAEFSEDAQEKRPTVQVGDPFTEKLLLEACLELMSTDAIVAIQDMGAAGLTSSSVEMASKGAVGIELDLDNVPAREEGMSSYELMLSESQERMLMVIKPDSEIMARKIFTKWELDFAIIGSINDTGQLVIRKDGQVHANIPVAPLVENAPEYDRPWKATQPDVRIDPTELIAPKDIHNVLRTLISCPDMASKHWVWEQYDHMVMADTIVGPGSDAALVRIHGSERGLAVVTDCTPRYCKAAPEEGGKQAVAEAWRNITAIGAKPLALTNNLNFGNPERPEIMGQLVGCISGIRDAGKALDFPVVSGNVSLYNETNGEAILPTPVIGGLGLLKDIKNQAHLAFQRSNEEIILIGETEGWLGQSLYLREMENREEGAPPPVDLSVERRNGDFVRSLIESEEVRVCHDVSDGGLLVAVAEMSMASGIGAKLIPKRINIPLFSWAFGEDQARYIIAANNAEPILSAARKADVPAEVIGTTGGSTLTLGSLTSISVEELRDCHRHWFEHFMQTR
- the purS gene encoding phosphoribosylformylglycinamidine synthase subunit PurS, which gives rise to MKAKIQVMLKEGVLDPQGKAVQRALDGLGFSDVGELRLGKVIELVINENNPEKAHAQISAMCEQLLANTVIENYHIELSE
- a CDS encoding acyl-CoA dehydrogenase family protein — its product is MSRIRYEPCALPPETNALRLEVRDFLNAELSHLKPSDRANSWSEADEDFTKKLGAKGWIGMTWPKKYGGQEKTMLERYVVQEELLAMGAPISLHFIADRQSGPLLMRFASEEVCRDLLPKIAKGICYFCIGMSEPDTGSDLAAVRTRAERVSGGWLVNGSKIWTSQAHMVHYMIALFRTNTDTEKHLGLSQFLVDLRHTKGITIQPVVNLAGRHDFNQVFFEDVLLPDTALIGTEGQGWDQVMTELTFERAGPERYMSSQVLMNEIVRAATQNPSERIAVEIGKMVANLASLRQMSLSVAGMQQAGKDPALEGSLIKEIGVAFEQSIPKTAHDLFGIEPGLNNGSELEKTYAMLNMLAPSFSLRGGTREVMRGIIAKYMELR